From the genome of bacterium:
GCCCACCGTCCCCAGAAGGCGCAGGGAGGAGAGATCGCAGCCGTTCGGGTGCTCGTCCCCCCACTTCATGAAGGCGCGGATGGCGGTCGGCGCCGTGTAAAAAATGTTGACCTTGTACTTCTCGACGACCTTCCAGAAGCGATCGGGACCGGGGTGGTTCGGCGCCCCTTCGTACATGACCGAGGTGGCGCCGTTGAGGAGCGGGCCGTAGACGATGTAGCTGTGGCCCGTCACCCAGCCGATGTCGGCCGTGCACCAGAAGGTGTCCTCGTCCTTGAGGTCGAAGACGTATTTCGTGGTGAGGTAGGTGCCGCACATGTAGCCGCCGGTCGTATGGACGATGCCCTTGGGCTTTCCGGTCGTTCCACTCGTGTAGAGGATGTAGAGCGGATGCTCGGAATCAAGTTTCTCCGCCGGGCAGACGGCGGATGCGCTCGCCATCAGGCTATGCCACCAATAGTCGCGCCCCTCCTTCATGCCGACGTTCGTGCCGGTCCGCTTCAGGACGATGACGTGCTTGATGCTCGGGCAGTCCTTCACCGCCTCGTCGGTGCTCTCCTTGAGGGGCACCACCTTGCCGCGCCGCCAGCCGCCGTCAGCGGTGAGGACGGTGGTTGCCTGGGCATCCTGGATGCGATCCTTCAGGGAGTTTGCGCTAAAGCCCGCGAAGACAACGCTGTGGGGCGCACCGATGCGGGCACAGGCGAGCATCGCGATCGCCGCTTCGGGGGTCTGGGGCATGTAGATGACGACCCGGTCGCCCTTCTTGACGCCGACGTTCTTCATGGCGTTGGAAAACTTGCAGACCTCGCGGTGGAGTTCCTGATAGGTGAGGATGCGGGAGTCGCCCGGCTCGCCCTCCCAGACGAGGGCCGCCTTGTTTTTTCGCCAGGTGGTGAGGTGCCGATCGAGGCAGTTGTAGGAAATGTTCGTCTTGCCGCCGACAAACCATTTCGCGTGCGGCTCCTTCCACTTCAGCACGGTGGTCCATTTCTTGAACCAGTGGAATTCGCCCGCCACCTTGGCCCAGAATTTGGCGGGCGAGTTGACGGATTCCTTGTACATCTTCTTGTAGGCAGCAAGGGATTTGATGTGCGCGTTCCTGGAAAATTCCTTGGACGGCTTGAATATCCGCTTCTCCTGCAAAAGAGTGTCGAATTTCGTGAAATCGGCCATATGGTTTCCCCACCTTTGTCGATGGAATCTCAGCTACACAGGTTTTGTGCCGGAATATGTCTGTATTGTTGTGGATTTTCGGGGATTTCTCAAGCACCCGGAAGGGCGTCTGTGCGCAGCCCTGAAAAGACGGGTCAATCGCCCCATCTTTCGCGGAGGTCCCGGGCGGCGGCGGCCGGATCCTCTGCGCCCAGGAGGGCGCCGATGAGGGCGAGGCCGCCCGCTCCCGCCGCGCGGCACTCAGCGGCGCTCTCGGGCCCGAGGCCGCCCAGGGCATAGACCGGGCCGGGAAGTTTGCGCGCCGTCTCGCCAAAACGCGCAAGGCCCAGATGCGGCCCTCGGGAAAATTTACTCCGCGTCGGAAAGACAGGGCTCAGTGTGATGAAATCGGCGCCCTCCGCGAAGGCTTCCGCCGCCTCCTCTTCCCCGTGGGCGGAGTAGCCGATCAGCCCTTCAAAGGCGAGCCGCGCGCGCACGGCGGCGACCGGAAGGGTGTCCTTGCCGAGTTGGACGCCCGCCGCGCCCAGCGCGAGGGCCAGGGCGGGATCGCCGTTGACGATCACGTGCGCGGAAAA
Proteins encoded in this window:
- the acs gene encoding acetate--CoA ligase, producing MADFTKFDTLLQEKRIFKPSKEFSRNAHIKSLAAYKKMYKESVNSPAKFWAKVAGEFHWFKKWTTVLKWKEPHAKWFVGGKTNISYNCLDRHLTTWRKNKAALVWEGEPGDSRILTYQELHREVCKFSNAMKNVGVKKGDRVVIYMPQTPEAAIAMLACARIGAPHSVVFAGFSANSLKDRIQDAQATTVLTADGGWRRGKVVPLKESTDEAVKDCPSIKHVIVLKRTGTNVGMKEGRDYWWHSLMASASAVCPAEKLDSEHPLYILYTSGTTGKPKGIVHTTGGYMCGTYLTTKYVFDLKDEDTFWCTADIGWVTGHSYIVYGPLLNGATSVMYEGAPNHPGPDRFWKVVEKYKVNIFYTAPTAIRAFMKWGDEHPNGCDLSSLRLLGTVGEPINPEAWMWYHKVIGKKKCPIVDTWWQTETGAIMITPLPGAIPTKPGTATLPFFGVVPDVVTEDGKSVGPEGGGLLVIRKPWPSMLRTIWRDDARYRKQYWSDVKGCYFTGDGARKDKDGYIWIMGRVDDVINIAGHRLGTMEVESALVAHPDVAEAACVGIPHEIKGESIAAFVTLRGVNKKNVALEKVLMDWVVKEIGAIARPDYMRFTDALPKTRSGKIMRRLLRDIASGAAQVGDTTTLEDVSVLQSLQQYQDE
- the thiE gene encoding thiamine phosphate synthase, coding for MNDLLDPIYLITDRHAVPEGRFLETLEACLSGGVRLIQFREKDLSPRARYELGLEVMALAARFSAHVIVNGDPALALALGAAGVQLGKDTLPVAAVRARLAFEGLIGYSAHGEEEAAEAFAEGADFITLSPVFPTRSKFSRGPHLGLARFGETARKLPGPVYALGGLGPESAAECRAAGAGGLALIGALLGAEDPAAAARDLRERWGD